A genomic segment from Clostridium pasteurianum BC1 encodes:
- a CDS encoding IS256 family transposase yields MSFSRKELIKQLIKETKPTSAKDVQETLKDLFADTLKEMLEAELDDHLGYSKYDYKNKNTSNSRNGRSSKKVISDLGEFQLDVPRDRNSSFEPEVVKKNQTDISGIEDQVIGMYAKGMTTRDIATHLENIYGFEASPTLISGITDKITPIAKEWQNRPLEAVYPIIFMDAIHYKVKQDNRVINKAAYAVIGVNLDGIKEVLGIWIGANETSKYWLLVLNELKNRGVNDILIACVDGLNGFKEAIKAIYPRTEIQRCIIHQIRNSSKYVSYKDLKAFNADLKLVYTSATEDAALAELAKFEEKWGDKYLIAIRSWKANWEELSTFFKYPPEIRKIIYTTNAMESYNRQLRKVTKSKSVFPSDDALLKMLYLATMDISKKWTQSIRGWAQILAQLSIYFSDRLETVIF; encoded by the coding sequence ATGTCTTTTTCAAGAAAGGAACTTATTAAACAACTTATTAAGGAAACAAAGCCTACAAGTGCAAAAGATGTTCAAGAAACATTGAAAGATCTATTCGCCGATACGCTTAAAGAAATGTTAGAAGCGGAGCTTGATGACCATCTGGGATATTCTAAATATGACTACAAAAATAAAAATACATCTAATAGTAGAAATGGACGAAGCTCTAAAAAGGTAATTTCAGATCTTGGAGAATTTCAACTTGATGTACCAAGAGATAGAAACAGTAGTTTTGAACCGGAGGTTGTTAAGAAAAATCAAACAGATATATCTGGAATTGAAGATCAAGTTATTGGTATGTATGCAAAAGGAATGACTACCAGAGATATTGCTACTCACTTAGAAAACATATATGGTTTTGAGGCTTCGCCTACACTAATATCTGGTATAACAGATAAAATTACTCCTATAGCTAAAGAATGGCAAAATAGACCATTAGAAGCCGTTTATCCTATAATCTTTATGGATGCCATACATTATAAAGTTAAACAGGATAATAGAGTCATAAACAAGGCTGCTTACGCAGTTATTGGAGTAAACTTAGATGGTATTAAAGAAGTTTTGGGAATTTGGATTGGAGCTAATGAAACATCAAAATACTGGCTCTTAGTATTAAATGAACTTAAAAATAGAGGGGTTAATGATATACTTATAGCTTGTGTTGATGGTCTTAATGGATTTAAAGAAGCTATTAAAGCGATTTATCCTCGTACTGAGATTCAGAGATGCATAATACATCAAATTAGAAACTCTTCTAAATATGTATCTTATAAAGATTTAAAAGCATTCAATGCAGATTTAAAACTAGTATATACATCTGCAACAGAAGATGCAGCCTTAGCGGAGCTAGCTAAATTTGAAGAAAAATGGGGAGATAAATATCTTATTGCTATCCGCTCATGGAAAGCTAATTGGGAAGAACTTTCTACATTCTTCAAATACCCGCCAGAGATACGAAAAATAATATATACTACCAATGCAATGGAAAGCTATAATAGACAATTAAGAAAAGTAACCAAGAGTAAAAGCGTATTTCCTTCAGATGATGCTTTACTTAAAATGCTTTATCTAGCAACAATGGATATAAGCAAAAAGTGGACCCAATCTATACGTGGATGGGCTCAAATACTAGCTCAATTATCTATATATTTTAGTGATAGGCTTGAAACTGTAATTTTTTAA
- a CDS encoding DUF1667 domain-containing protein: MIDKLICTVCPTACKISITENKEGNYQVAGNRCEKGKNYAIQEIENPVRIFTTTINIKGGNIKRLPVRSKEPVSKSIVTDLVKPVKEIEINAPVKKGDIIIENILGLGIDIVASRSVNIDDNY, translated from the coding sequence ATGATAGATAAATTAATTTGTACAGTTTGCCCGACGGCTTGTAAAATAAGTATTACAGAAAATAAAGAGGGTAACTATCAGGTTGCTGGTAATAGATGTGAAAAAGGTAAAAATTATGCTATTCAAGAAATTGAAAATCCAGTTAGAATATTTACTACTACTATAAATATAAAGGGAGGAAATATAAAAAGACTTCCCGTTAGAAGTAAAGAACCTGTTTCAAAAAGTATTGTCACAGATCTTGTTAAACCGGTTAAGGAGATTGAAATAAATGCACCGGTTAAAAAGGGTGATATAATCATTGAAAATATTTTGGGCTTAGGTATAGATATTGTGGCATCAAGAAGTGTTAATATTGACGATAATTATTAG
- a CDS encoding AEC family transporter: MNSINSQFLISMLIIVLGYLCKRLNIVKEEDGEGLARIVINVTLPCLIINTFSTLKVEPSLVKLTFINMLYGFFMMGIGLYVFRKKKRRIKGVLLMLLPAFNIGLFAYPLVQAIWGHEGVKYFGMFDLGNSFIIFGLCYIIASYFSDEAGKLDIKETAGKVFKSIPLLTYIISVVINILGVHLPKMVIDFSSVISKANMPMSLLLLGIYLSFKFDLRQFKDIASVLALRYIIGFTVGIIFFIFSPFDKMSKYTLLIGFILPTASAIIPFSIEFNYDQKFIGILSNMTILISFVLVWFIVGLTT; the protein is encoded by the coding sequence ATGAATAGTATCAATAGTCAATTTTTAATTTCCATGCTTATTATAGTATTGGGATACCTTTGTAAAAGATTAAATATAGTTAAGGAGGAAGATGGTGAAGGGCTTGCAAGAATTGTAATTAATGTTACACTGCCATGTCTTATTATAAATACTTTTAGCACTCTAAAAGTTGAACCTTCTCTTGTTAAGTTAACCTTTATAAATATGTTATATGGATTTTTTATGATGGGAATTGGTTTATATGTATTTAGGAAAAAAAAGAGAAGAATAAAAGGAGTTCTTCTTATGCTGCTACCTGCTTTTAATATAGGACTTTTTGCTTACCCGTTGGTTCAGGCAATTTGGGGACATGAAGGTGTAAAATATTTTGGTATGTTTGATTTAGGAAATTCTTTTATAATATTTGGACTATGCTATATTATTGCAAGTTATTTTTCAGATGAAGCTGGAAAGCTGGATATTAAAGAGACAGCAGGCAAAGTATTTAAATCGATACCTTTGCTTACATATATCATTTCAGTAGTTATAAATATCCTAGGGGTGCATTTACCAAAGATGGTTATCGATTTTTCCAGCGTCATATCTAAAGCCAATATGCCAATGTCATTATTACTTTTGGGAATATATTTAAGCTTTAAATTTGATTTACGACAATTTAAAGATATTGCCTCAGTGTTAGCATTAAGATATATCATAGGTTTTACAGTTGGAATTATATTTTTTATATTTTCACCTTTTGATAAGATGTCTAAATATACTCTACTTATTGGATTTATTTTACCAACAGCTTCAGCAATTATACCTTTTTCAATAGAATTTAATTATGACCAAAAATTTATAGGAATATTATCAAATATGACCATATTAATAAGTTTTGTATTAGTGTGGTTTATAGTTGGGTTAACAACTTAA
- a CDS encoding NAD(P)/FAD-dependent oxidoreductase — protein sequence MKNYDIVIIGGGPAGLASAVEAKNNGIDSVLIIEREQELGGVLRQCVHSGFGIHIFKEELTGPEYAEVFINKVNELGIEYKLDTMVLSIDKEKNITASSEKDGFIKIKAKAIILATGCMERVRDSIGIFGKRPSGVFTAGTAQKLINIDGYMVGKKVIILGAGDIGLIMARRMKLEGAEVIGVIEKSDSPGGSYRNVIQCLSDFNIPLLLKHTITDIYGRERVEAVNVCEVDEKGISIPETEKKYECDTVLLSAGLIPETELAKNVGIEIGTKGGIKINDLKETSEKGIFACGNVVQVHDLVDNVTKEAEKAGINAAIYVRSNFSS from the coding sequence TTGAAGAATTATGATATTGTAATTATAGGTGGTGGCCCTGCGGGACTTGCCTCAGCTGTGGAAGCTAAAAATAATGGAATTGATAGCGTGCTTATTATTGAAAGAGAACAGGAATTAGGTGGAGTACTTAGGCAATGTGTACACAGCGGATTTGGTATCCATATATTTAAAGAGGAGCTTACAGGTCCTGAATATGCAGAAGTATTTATCAATAAGGTCAATGAACTAGGAATAGAGTACAAGCTAGATACTATGGTACTAAGTATTGACAAGGAAAAGAATATAACTGCCAGCAGTGAAAAAGACGGTTTTATAAAAATTAAAGCCAAAGCAATAATTTTAGCCACAGGCTGCATGGAAAGAGTTAGAGATTCTATAGGAATTTTTGGAAAGCGACCTTCGGGTGTATTTACGGCAGGAACAGCTCAAAAACTTATTAATATAGATGGTTATATGGTTGGTAAAAAGGTAATTATTTTGGGAGCTGGAGATATAGGACTTATAATGGCTCGCAGAATGAAGTTGGAAGGCGCGGAGGTTATTGGTGTAATTGAAAAATCTGATTCGCCAGGTGGTTCTTACAGAAATGTTATTCAGTGCCTTTCTGATTTTAACATTCCACTTTTATTAAAGCATACTATTACAGATATATATGGCAGAGAAAGAGTGGAAGCAGTTAATGTATGTGAAGTAGATGAAAAAGGTATTTCAATACCAGAAACAGAGAAAAAATATGAATGTGACACAGTGCTTCTGTCTGCAGGTTTGATACCGGAAACAGAGCTTGCAAAGAATGTTGGTATTGAAATTGGAACAAAAGGTGGAATAAAAATAAATGATTTAAAGGAAACCAGTGAAAAAGGAATTTTTGCCTGTGGAAATGTAGTACAAGTACATGATTTGGTGGATAATGTAACTAAAGAGGCGGAAAAAGCAGGAATAAATGCTGCTATCTATGTGAGGTCTAATTTTAGCAGTTAG
- a CDS encoding AEC family transporter, whose protein sequence is MNNLIFSFNAIVPIFLVMAVGYFSKKIGLIDEKFINTAVKFNFKVGLSTLLFYEIYSAQVGKSFNSQLLLFAFLSIVISVVVLCIIIPIFIKDKKRASAMIHTIYRSNFVLLGIPIGINMLGKSNIEYVALLLPVAIPTYNLLAVVILAAFDENGDINIKEKIKFTIIGIIKNPLIIASVIAILMKACSLKLPMFIDKTVSEVASLGTPLALITLGAQLEFKSVVKNLRYSLIAAVGRLVILPCLLMIISILIGFRGNELASLFILFCAPTAVSSYIMAREMNSDYRLTGDVVILSTFFSMFTIFIGIYILKFFSFI, encoded by the coding sequence TTGAATAATCTAATTTTTAGCTTTAATGCAATAGTGCCAATATTTTTAGTTATGGCAGTAGGATATTTTTCAAAAAAAATAGGGCTTATTGATGAGAAATTTATAAATACAGCTGTAAAATTTAATTTTAAAGTGGGCTTATCTACACTTCTCTTTTATGAAATATATTCTGCACAGGTAGGAAAATCTTTTAATAGTCAATTGTTGCTTTTTGCATTTTTAAGTATAGTTATTTCCGTAGTAGTATTGTGTATAATAATTCCAATATTCATAAAAGATAAAAAGAGAGCTTCGGCTATGATACATACAATATATAGAAGTAATTTTGTATTGCTTGGCATACCTATTGGAATAAATATGCTTGGAAAATCTAATATAGAATATGTAGCTCTTTTATTGCCAGTAGCTATTCCTACATATAATCTTTTAGCTGTTGTAATTTTAGCTGCCTTTGATGAGAATGGTGACATAAATATAAAAGAAAAGATTAAATTTACTATAATTGGTATAATAAAGAATCCGCTTATAATTGCTTCAGTTATAGCTATTTTAATGAAAGCTTGTTCTTTAAAGTTGCCAATGTTTATAGATAAAACTGTATCAGAGGTTGCATCACTAGGTACACCTTTAGCACTTATTACATTAGGAGCACAATTAGAATTTAAGAGTGTAGTAAAAAACTTAAGATATTCATTAATTGCTGCCGTCGGAAGACTTGTAATTTTACCTTGCCTATTAATGATTATCTCAATTTTAATAGGTTTTAGAGGAAACGAATTAGCATCGTTATTTATATTATTTTGTGCGCCTACGGCAGTATCTTCTTATATTATGGCTAGAGAAATGAATTCAGATTATAGGCTTACAGGAGATGTGGTTATTTTATCAACTTTTTTTTCCATGTTTACAATTTTTATAGGTATATATATATTAAAATTTTTTTCCTTTATCTAA
- a CDS encoding DUF2271 domain-containing protein — protein MKKSEIKTLALSIGMLVFLSGCSIKKSNNLSNSSSIPNNNVKTNESTSYSSSSSEQTPGSVKIKYNLNYIRKLASNQVAVWIEDSQGNYIKSLYASKYTADGGYKQRPEALTEWISKSGWKNATKNEIDTVSGATQNPGNINLTWDCKDEKGAAVKPGKYIYIVEGNIYWGSRVLYKGDIEIGNSENTSNAKANYINKDSSNNDTLIKNVSAEFTPKK, from the coding sequence ATGAAAAAATCAGAAATTAAAACTTTAGCTTTATCTATAGGTATGTTAGTATTTCTAAGCGGATGCAGTATAAAAAAATCTAATAATCTTTCTAATAGTTCTAGCATTCCAAATAACAATGTTAAAACAAATGAAAGCACTTCTTATAGCAGTAGTTCCTCTGAGCAGACTCCAGGTTCTGTAAAAATTAAATATAATCTTAACTACATACGTAAACTAGCTAGTAATCAAGTAGCTGTATGGATAGAGGATTCTCAAGGCAACTATATTAAATCACTCTATGCCAGTAAATATACCGCTGATGGTGGTTACAAACAAAGACCAGAAGCTCTTACAGAATGGATTTCAAAATCAGGATGGAAAAATGCCACAAAAAATGAGATAGATACTGTTAGTGGAGCAACTCAAAATCCTGGAAACATTAATCTTACTTGGGACTGCAAAGATGAAAAAGGTGCTGCTGTTAAACCTGGTAAATACATTTATATTGTGGAAGGTAATATTTACTGGGGAAGTCGTGTGCTTTACAAAGGCGACATAGAGATAGGAAATTCTGAAAATACTTCTAATGCTAAGGCTAATTATATAAATAAAGATTCCTCAAATAATGATACTCTTATAAAAAATGTTTCTGCAGAATTTACTCCAAAAAAATAA
- a CDS encoding ArsC/Spx/MgsR family protein: protein MSHIIFYTKPGCKGGLRQKALLTSSGHAVEERSILVEKWTPDTLYPYLKGLDVKEWYNPNATAVKNGTIIPGVLPAEETLELLCSDPLLIKRPLMEIGDNLIAGFNTEYLSKLIELHNVPDEDLTKCQSNVKADSCKTI from the coding sequence ATGTCACATATTATTTTCTACACTAAACCAGGCTGCAAGGGAGGATTACGACAAAAGGCTTTACTTACATCATCAGGACATGCTGTAGAGGAACGTTCTATTTTAGTTGAAAAATGGACGCCAGACACACTTTATCCTTATTTAAAGGGACTTGATGTTAAAGAATGGTATAACCCAAATGCTACTGCAGTTAAAAATGGTACTATAATTCCTGGAGTTTTGCCAGCTGAAGAGACACTTGAACTCTTATGTAGTGATCCGCTATTAATTAAAAGACCACTTATGGAAATAGGTGATAATTTAATAGCAGGCTTTAATACAGAATATCTTAGTAAATTAATAGAATTGCATAATGTTCCTGATGAAGATTTAACTAAATGTCAGAGTAATGTTAAAGCTGATTCTTGTAAAACAATTTAA
- the ytvI gene encoding sporulation integral membrane protein YtvI, with the protein MFAALKYVIPIFIPFIIGFFISLILKPVINYITKKGNIKRSWISIITLIIFYLIFFMLISLFGVKIFTSIKEIFNNLPGFYINTVEPILKEGVAWLRKTVPQTDIWLSNGFENMNDSILSFVKSMSSTVVKAVVSVAGGIPSFFIKILFTIVSSFFFTIDYYKITKFILRQFSEKNQNIIINIKKNGVDTILKFIRAYAILITITFIELSVGLSILKISNSILIAALIAIIDILPILGTGGTLLPWAIISIVTGNISLAIGLVSLYLLILIIRQVLEPKIVGNQIGLHPIVTLICMFVGAQLLGFIGLFLLPILVTILKKMNDEGVIRIFK; encoded by the coding sequence ATATTTGCTGCGCTAAAATATGTAATTCCAATATTTATACCATTTATAATCGGTTTTTTTATTTCTTTAATTTTAAAACCTGTTATAAATTATATTACAAAAAAAGGTAACATAAAGCGAAGTTGGATTTCTATTATTACCTTAATAATTTTCTATTTAATATTTTTCATGTTAATTAGTTTATTTGGAGTAAAAATATTTACATCTATAAAAGAAATTTTTAATAATTTGCCTGGATTTTATATTAATACTGTGGAGCCAATATTAAAAGAAGGGGTAGCATGGCTTAGAAAAACTGTTCCACAAACGGATATCTGGCTATCTAATGGCTTTGAGAACATGAATGATTCTATTTTATCATTTGTCAAATCTATGTCTTCAACTGTTGTAAAAGCTGTTGTGAGTGTTGCGGGAGGTATACCATCTTTTTTTATAAAAATTTTATTTACTATTGTTTCATCCTTCTTTTTTACCATTGACTATTACAAGATAACTAAATTTATATTAAGGCAGTTTTCAGAAAAGAATCAGAATATTATAATAAATATTAAAAAAAATGGTGTTGATACAATTTTAAAATTTATACGAGCCTATGCTATTTTAATTACAATTACATTTATAGAACTGTCCGTAGGCTTATCTATATTAAAAATATCAAATTCTATATTAATTGCGGCACTAATTGCAATAATTGATATACTGCCCATTTTAGGTACAGGAGGGACACTATTGCCTTGGGCAATTATATCCATTGTTACGGGCAATATCAGTTTGGCCATTGGATTAGTTAGTCTTTATTTACTTATTCTGATAATTAGACAGGTATTAGAACCTAAAATAGTGGGAAATCAAATAGGACTTCACCCAATTGTTACATTAATATGTATGTTTGTTGGTGCACAGCTTTTGGGATTTATTGGATTATTTCTTTTACCAATTTTAGTAACTATATTAAAGAAAATGAATGATGAAGGAGTAATACGTATTTTTAAATAA
- the yaaA gene encoding peroxide stress protein YaaA produces the protein MAPAKSMNEHKNIATDLYTEPIFIKEAEVLIKELKRYDPIQLSSLMAISDKLSELNIVRYHRWKKTHNMDNSKQAIAYYDGEVYKQINSEKFNGDELRFIQQHLRILSGLYGVVRPLDIIQPYRLEMGIKLKNKKSNNLYNFWSDKITNYLNEEIKNQKDKSLINLSSKEYSQVVNINNFNGKIVNIIFKEYRNGTYKIIPFNAKRARGLMVRYVTENYIDNKESLKDFDYGYSYSEELSTDLNWIFLKDMI, from the coding sequence ATTGCGCCAGCTAAAAGTATGAATGAACATAAAAACATAGCCACTGATTTGTATACTGAACCTATATTTATTAAAGAAGCTGAAGTTTTGATCAAGGAGCTTAAAAGGTATGATCCCATACAACTTTCTAGTTTAATGGCAATAAGTGATAAATTATCAGAATTAAATATTGTAAGATATCACAGATGGAAAAAAACTCATAATATGGACAATTCAAAACAAGCTATAGCTTATTATGATGGTGAAGTTTACAAACAGATAAATTCAGAAAAATTCAATGGTGATGAATTAAGATTTATTCAGCAGCATTTGAGAATTTTATCTGGATTGTATGGAGTAGTTAGACCCTTAGATATTATACAGCCTTATAGATTGGAAATGGGAATTAAATTAAAAAATAAGAAGAGCAATAATTTATATAATTTCTGGAGTGATAAAATTACAAATTATCTAAATGAAGAAATAAAAAATCAGAAAGATAAAAGTTTAATAAATTTATCTTCTAAAGAATATTCACAAGTGGTAAATATTAATAATTTTAATGGAAAAATTGTAAATATAATTTTTAAAGAATATAGGAATGGAACATATAAAATCATTCCTTTTAATGCTAAAAGAGCCAGAGGACTTATGGTAAGATATGTAACAGAAAATTATATTGACAATAAAGAGAGTTTAAAGGATTTTGACTATGGATATAGTTATAGTGAAGAATTATCTACAGATTTAAATTGGATATTTTTAAAAGATATGATATAG
- a CDS encoding NAD(P)/FAD-dependent oxidoreductase — protein MYDVAVIGSGIVGAFIARELSKYNVSIAIVEKNSDVSNGTTGSNCCNIYEPFRQPVGSLNQKLLIRGNEIYDEICEELEVPFKRMGSLTVGFDEEDREKIENMHAKAVKSNAPGVRIVNREEIAELEPNIDSKFEFGFYSPNCGCLWPFQMVVALVENAMDNGAELFLNSEVEDIKKLDKGFKVIAKNNTIEAKCIINCAGLYADKINNSLVENSKFNIIPKKAQFIVFNENIGPMFKHLVNRCPKEGDRGLNILPTVGGNIMMGPVFESASDKESFETSADKIEILKKKMSRLSDKIPFDNIIRCFSGLNGKEESGKVILGESEKVKGFINAASVDQGITCAPAIAEMIAGMVKHVFERDYEAITQKTDFNPKRRKIYRFKELNDNEKEELIKKDSKYGRVICRCEMITEGEIVDAIHRNCGATTVKGVKNRTKALMGECQGSFCEPKILEILSRELGKSMSEIEYDNKGSYILLNDSLI, from the coding sequence ATGTATGATGTAGCAGTTATAGGTTCTGGTATTGTGGGAGCTTTTATAGCTAGAGAACTTTCCAAGTACAATGTATCTATTGCAATTGTTGAAAAAAATAGCGACGTATCTAATGGAACAACAGGTTCAAATTGTTGTAATATTTATGAGCCGTTTCGTCAGCCTGTGGGAAGTTTAAATCAAAAATTGCTTATAAGGGGAAATGAAATATATGATGAAATTTGTGAGGAATTAGAGGTTCCCTTTAAGAGAATGGGTTCCCTTACAGTAGGTTTTGATGAAGAGGATAGAGAAAAGATAGAAAATATGCATGCCAAAGCCGTTAAAAGTAATGCTCCAGGAGTACGTATAGTAAATAGAGAAGAGATTGCTGAACTGGAACCAAATATAGATTCAAAGTTTGAGTTTGGATTTTATTCTCCAAATTGTGGCTGCCTGTGGCCTTTTCAAATGGTAGTTGCCTTGGTTGAAAATGCCATGGACAACGGAGCTGAATTATTTCTCAACAGTGAAGTAGAGGATATAAAAAAGTTGGATAAGGGATTCAAGGTAATTGCAAAAAATAATACTATAGAGGCAAAGTGTATAATAAACTGTGCTGGGCTTTATGCAGATAAAATAAACAATTCCTTGGTGGAGAATTCTAAATTTAATATTATTCCTAAGAAAGCACAATTTATTGTATTTAATGAGAATATTGGACCTATGTTTAAACATCTTGTAAATAGGTGCCCTAAAGAAGGCGATAGAGGGCTTAATATTTTGCCTACTGTAGGAGGAAATATTATGATGGGGCCGGTGTTTGAATCAGCATCTGATAAGGAATCCTTTGAAACTTCTGCAGATAAAATTGAAATTTTAAAGAAAAAGATGTCTAGATTAAGTGATAAAATACCCTTTGACAATATTATCAGATGCTTTTCTGGATTAAATGGAAAAGAAGAAAGTGGAAAAGTTATTTTAGGGGAATCAGAGAAAGTTAAAGGATTTATAAATGCAGCCAGTGTGGACCAGGGTATAACATGTGCACCAGCTATTGCAGAAATGATAGCAGGCATGGTTAAGCATGTGTTTGAAAGAGATTATGAAGCCATAACACAAAAAACAGATTTTAATCCTAAAAGAAGAAAAATTTATAGATTTAAAGAGCTTAATGACAATGAAAAAGAAGAACTTATTAAAAAGGATTCAAAATATGGCAGAGTAATATGCCGTTGTGAGATGATTACAGAAGGCGAAATAGTAGACGCTATACATAGAAATTGTGGAGCAACTACAGTTAAGGGTGTAAAAAATCGAACGAAAGCCCTTATGGGTGAATGTCAAGGGAGTTTTTGTGAACCTAAAATTCTGGAGATTTTGTCTAGAGAACTTGGAAAAAGTATGAGTGAAATTGAATATGACAATAAAGGTTCATATATCTTATTGAATGACAGTCTAATTTAG
- a CDS encoding aldehyde dehydrogenase family protein, translated as MVLKENKDIENVVDSAYKLYIDGKWIDSTENNTIKSYNPANGKFLAEFVDATNDDVDKAVNAAWKAFHEWKTVSREERSRLLLKIADLIEENAEHLALVETLDNGKPLRETLNVDVPASADHFRYFAAAIRTEEGTAQDIDKNTLSIVLKEPIGVVGQVIPWNFPILMAAWKIAPALAAGDTIVIHPSSSTSLSLLELVKLIGNILPAGVLNLITGKGSKSGDYMLKHQGFSKLAFTGSTEIGYEVAKEAANKLIPATLELGGKSANIFFDDAPFEKAIEGAQLGILFNQGQVCCAGSRLFVQEGIYDKFLSALKEAFEKVKVGLPWDIETQMGAQVNHGQLEKILNYVEIGKEEGATLITGGYKINEGELDSGEFIKPTLIADAKNDMRIAQEEIFGPVATVIKFKDEEEVIKLANDSEYGLGGAVWTTNINKALRVAKAVETGRMWVNTYNQLPAGAPFGGYKKSGIGRETYKSILGAYTQTKNIFINISDDKLGLY; from the coding sequence ATGGTATTAAAAGAAAATAAAGATATTGAAAATGTAGTTGACAGCGCTTACAAACTATATATAGACGGTAAATGGATTGATAGCACTGAAAATAATACAATAAAGAGCTATAATCCTGCAAACGGCAAATTTTTAGCTGAATTTGTGGATGCAACTAATGATGATGTAGATAAAGCTGTAAATGCAGCTTGGAAAGCTTTTCATGAATGGAAAACAGTAAGCCGTGAGGAAAGAAGCAGGCTTCTCCTAAAAATTGCTGATTTAATTGAAGAAAATGCAGAACATCTAGCTTTAGTAGAAACCCTGGATAACGGTAAACCATTGAGAGAAACTCTTAATGTTGATGTGCCAGCCAGTGCAGATCATTTTAGATATTTTGCAGCAGCCATAAGAACTGAGGAAGGAACCGCTCAGGACATTGATAAGAATACATTGAGCATTGTTTTAAAGGAGCCTATTGGTGTTGTTGGCCAGGTTATTCCATGGAATTTTCCAATACTTATGGCAGCCTGGAAAATTGCTCCTGCACTAGCAGCTGGAGACACTATAGTCATTCATCCTTCTTCTTCTACTTCTTTAAGTCTTCTAGAACTTGTAAAGCTTATTGGCAATATACTCCCAGCAGGTGTATTGAATTTGATTACTGGAAAGGGTTCTAAATCTGGCGATTATATGCTTAAACACCAAGGTTTCAGTAAACTTGCCTTTACAGGTTCTACAGAAATAGGTTATGAAGTGGCAAAGGAAGCTGCAAATAAACTTATACCAGCTACTCTTGAACTTGGCGGTAAGTCTGCAAATATTTTCTTTGATGATGCTCCTTTTGAAAAGGCCATTGAAGGTGCACAATTAGGGATACTTTTTAATCAAGGTCAGGTTTGCTGTGCAGGCTCTAGATTATTTGTTCAAGAAGGTATCTATGATAAATTTCTTTCCGCTTTAAAAGAAGCCTTTGAAAAAGTAAAAGTAGGCCTTCCATGGGACATTGAAACTCAAATGGGTGCACAAGTAAATCACGGCCAACTGGAAAAAATATTAAACTATGTAGAAATAGGTAAAGAAGAAGGTGCAACCCTTATAACTGGAGGCTATAAGATTAATGAAGGTGAACTAGATTCTGGCGAGTTCATTAAACCAACACTTATTGCAGATGCTAAAAATGACATGAGAATAGCTCAGGAGGAAATCTTCGGACCTGTAGCCACAGTAATAAAATTTAAGGATGAAGAAGAAGTTATTAAACTGGCAAATGACTCTGAATATGGTCTTGGAGGAGCAGTATGGACAACAAATATAAATAAAGCTTTAAGAGTTGCTAAAGCAGTGGAAACAGGTAGAATGTGGGTTAATACTTACAATCAGTTACCTGCTGGTGCTCCTTTCGGTGGATATAAAAAGTCTGGAATAGGAAGAGAAACCTATAAATCAATTCTTGGTGCCTATACTCAAACCAAAAATATATTTATAAATATTTCAGATGATAAGCTTGGTTTATATTAA